The nucleotide sequence AAATCTAGAGCGATTACGTTGTCGCCATACTCTTCTTTACATGCAATAACGTTACATATTCTATCTGCACCAATTTCTTTTGGATAATCTACTAAATATGCTATATTATTAATTTTATTATTAGTACTAACAAAAATAGTTTCAACGTTAAAATATTTTTTTAACATTTGTTCTAAAATAAAGTTAACATTTGGAACAACAGAAGATATACCAGCCAACGTTATCTTATTTAAATCAACATTTGTACGATTTAACAAATTTAAAATGACTACAAATAACACATCTTCTGACTCAAAACTACTTGGTCCAATTCTCCAAGTCAAAAATTTCCCATCTTCGTGTATACCTACCATTGTATAAGAGTTACCAACATCAAATAAAATTTCCATTTTTACCCCTTCCTTTCTTTACCTTGACCCCGTTCGGGGTGTTTCTTTATACTATCTTGTAAGATGCCTTTCTTAGACGGTTCATAACTGCTATACCTATCCCTTTATCTTCTATACCTTCGATAATCATAGCATCAACTTTTTCGTCGTATTTTCTCAAGATTTCAAAAAGTTTCACTGCAAATTCATAATAATTTGCCTCACTACCTATAGTGTCAAAATTAATATTATGTTTTTTATAATAGCCAACATGTTCTTTTAAGCATAGAACAATTGGACTGTTATAATTTTTCACTTCCTCTAAAACCTTTTTTACCATAGTATCCGCATCATCATATTCAACCAAAATAACTGGGGTGTTAGGAGAGTAATGTCGATACTTCATACCCGGAGATTTTATATAGTCAGGTTCTGTTTTTCCATATGCAAAATCAGGAATAATAATATCTCCAAAAATTTCTTTTAATTTTTCGGGTGGAATGGGACCTGGACGTAATATTATAGGTATCTTTCCTTGAGTTAAGTCGATTATCGTTGATTCAACGCCAAACTCTACCTTACCTCCAATAATTATATAATCAACTTTCCCAAACATATCTTTTAAAACATGCTCAGACATTGTTGGACTTGGCTTACCTGAAATATTAGCACTTGGAGCCGCAATTGGTACTTCAGCATACTCTATCAATTTTAAAGCTACAGGATGGGCTGGCATTCTAATAGCCAATGTATCTTTTCCTGCTGTAACGATATCTGGAACAACCTCCCGTTTCTTCAATACAAAAGTAATCGGACCAGGTAATAATCTTTCTATTTTTTCTAAAAGAGCATAAGAAATGTAAGTGTACTCTAAAAAAGACCTAACATTTGATACATGAAGAATTAAAGGATTGTCATATGACCTTCCTTTTGCTTCAAAAATCTTTCTTACAGCGTTTTCTGAAAGGCCATTTGCTCCCAAACCATAAACCGTTTCAGTAGGAAAGACAACTGTTTTATCCTCTTTTATTGCCTGAGCAGCTTCTATAATTTTTTCCTCTTCAATTTTTAATGGATCCACCTCGATAACTTTGGTTTCCATAACGAATTCTCCTTTTTCATTCAACAAATAAAAAAATCTACAACTTATATTATACAAGAAAACATCGAAAAAGTGAAATAATCGATTCTAATAGCCTATAATCTCTATTAAATACTCCTAAATACAAATATTTGCCGTTTTACTATGTAATTAGGAAAAATGTGATATAATTTAACAAAAGAGGGATAAAAAGGGGAATTTTAAATGACTACGAGGAAGACCATGTTGGAAGAGATAATAAGTGAAATAAACAAAAAGGAAAAAAACTTAGATGATTCGCTAAAGAACGATGATTTTCAAACTTTCTCGAAATTGTTAGAAGAAAGATTTGAATTACTGAAACAATTAGAACCATTTAAAACTGAAACGGCTGTAAAAAATGTCATAGAAAACATCTTAAAAAAAGACTCTGAACGCTCAAAAAACATAGAAGAGAAAATGCAAAAAATCAAAGTCGATCAAATCAACGTACAGGTGAGTAAAAAAGCTATGAAAAAGGGATATCTTAAAATTGAAGAATCCATAAGCCGTCACAAAATTAACAAAAGTGGTTAGAATCTGACTAGATATCTTTCCTATAATATTTTGATTCAAAATGGATTTTTTCTGCTTCATCGTAAACAATATTTCGTACCTCTTCTAAAGTATCTGCCTTATTTACTATCGATAGTACCCTACCACCATCGGTAAGTAAATTCTCACCATCTTTTTTAACGCCAGAATAAAAGATTTTTGAAGTTATTCCAGGTTTTATTGTGATTCTTTCACCTTTTGTATAGGAAAAAGGGTAACCAATACTACTAAGCACAAGACACAAAGAAAAACCAT is from Petrotoga sibirica DSM 13575 and encodes:
- a CDS encoding type III pantothenate kinase — translated: MEILFDVGNSYTMVGIHEDGKFLTWRIGPSSFESEDVLFVVILNLLNRTNVDLNKITLAGISSVVPNVNFILEQMLKKYFNVETIFVSTNNKINNIAYLVDYPKEIGADRICNVIACKEEYGDNVIALDFGTAITVDVLEGGNFVGGAIIPGFKTAIGALFSKTAQLPKVEIKVPEYHLGKNTIDNIQIGVIKTTLYGIERLIHEIRQERNRDFVVVATGGDTSFISTKTSIFKHYDPYLTLKGILYYSREIRKFR
- a CDS encoding L-threonylcarbamoyladenylate synthase translates to METKVIEVDPLKIEEEKIIEAAQAIKEDKTVVFPTETVYGLGANGLSENAVRKIFEAKGRSYDNPLILHVSNVRSFLEYTYISYALLEKIERLLPGPITFVLKKREVVPDIVTAGKDTLAIRMPAHPVALKLIEYAEVPIAAPSANISGKPSPTMSEHVLKDMFGKVDYIIIGGKVEFGVESTIIDLTQGKIPIILRPGPIPPEKLKEIFGDIIIPDFAYGKTEPDYIKSPGMKYRHYSPNTPVILVEYDDADTMVKKVLEEVKNYNSPIVLCLKEHVGYYKKHNINFDTIGSEANYYEFAVKLFEILRKYDEKVDAMIIEGIEDKGIGIAVMNRLRKASYKIV
- a CDS encoding phosphoribosylglycinamide synthetase C domain-containing protein, with amino-acid sequence TPRTGSRKNTPNGVKDEPYVLEYNVRLGDPEAQSILYLLKSDFIDIINDMEKERINTTNIEFYDGFSLCLVLSSIGYPFSYTKGERITIKPGITSKIFYSGVKKDGENLLTDGGRVLSIVNKADTLEEVRNIVYDEAEKIHFESKYYRKDI